A genome region from Clostridium sp. JN-9 includes the following:
- a CDS encoding MIP/aquaporin family protein produces MSAKLLAEFFGTMLLVLLGDGVCANCTLNKSKGQNSGWIVITAGWALAVMLPAYIFGGVSGAHFNPALTIALAVVGKFPAAEVPGYIIAQMLGGFVGAVLVYITYYQHWKETPDKAAKLGIFCTAPAIRNYGSNFLTEVMATGVLVYVIVGMGGVKAADGIGTLVVGGLIMGLGLSLGGPTGYAMNPARDLAPRIAHAVLPIPGKGDSDWTYSWVPVFGPIVGGILAALLYIAFF; encoded by the coding sequence ATGTCAGCGAAACTATTAGCAGAGTTTTTTGGAACCATGTTACTTGTTCTATTAGGAGACGGCGTTTGTGCCAACTGTACACTTAACAAGAGTAAAGGCCAGAATAGCGGGTGGATAGTTATAACTGCTGGCTGGGCACTTGCAGTAATGTTACCAGCTTATATATTCGGTGGAGTAAGTGGTGCACACTTTAATCCAGCATTAACAATTGCACTTGCAGTTGTTGGCAAATTCCCAGCAGCTGAAGTTCCCGGATATATTATAGCACAAATGCTTGGCGGATTCGTAGGAGCAGTATTAGTTTATATAACATACTATCAGCACTGGAAAGAAACACCTGACAAAGCTGCAAAGCTTGGCATTTTCTGTACTGCACCAGCAATCAGAAACTATGGTTCAAACTTCCTCACAGAAGTTATGGCAACAGGGGTACTTGTTTATGTTATTGTTGGAATGGGCGGAGTTAAAGCTGCTGACGGTATCGGCACATTAGTAGTAGGCGGATTAATCATGGGCCTTGGCTTATCTTTAGGCGGACCTACAGGATATGCAATGAACCCGGCAAGAGACCTAGCACCAAGAATTGCACATGCAGTATTACCTATACCTGGAAAAGGAGATTCAGACTGGACATATTCATGGGTTCCAGTATTTGGACCAATCGTTGGAGGAATATTAGCAGCATTACTTTACATTGCATTCTTCTAA
- a CDS encoding glycerol-3-phosphate responsive antiterminator, giving the protein MNNLREILVQNPIIAAVRDDAELREAIESDVAVVFVLYGNILNISEICRGLKEKGKIVFVHVDLIEGLRGDSSGIKYIKEMGRPDGIISTKSSNIKYGNHLGMITIQRIFAVDSLSLKTGIKNINENSPNAVEVMPGVAYNIIEGLQNEISSYIIAGGLIKSKKDVINALSAGAIAISTTAANLWKL; this is encoded by the coding sequence ATGAATAATTTGCGAGAGATACTAGTACAAAACCCTATAATTGCTGCCGTGAGGGATGATGCTGAATTAAGGGAAGCAATTGAAAGTGATGTGGCAGTTGTATTTGTATTATATGGCAATATACTGAATATATCTGAAATTTGCAGAGGCTTAAAGGAAAAAGGAAAAATAGTATTTGTACATGTAGATCTCATCGAAGGACTTAGAGGTGACAGTTCTGGAATAAAGTATATCAAAGAGATGGGAAGACCTGATGGGATTATAAGTACAAAATCCTCAAATATAAAGTACGGTAACCATTTAGGAATGATTACAATACAAAGAATATTTGCAGTGGACTCATTATCCTTAAAAACAGGAATTAAAAATATTAATGAAAACAGTCCTAATGCAGTTGAAGTTATGCCAGGAGTGGCATACAACATTATAGAAGGACTGCAAAATGAAATAAGTTCATATATTATTGCAGGTGGACTTATAAAAAGTAAAAAAGATGTGATTAATGCTCTTTCAGCAGGAGCAATTGCCATATCTACAACTGCCGCTAATTTATGGAAACTTTAA
- the glpK gene encoding glycerol kinase GlpK has product MGKYVMALDQGTTSSRCILFDERGTIVSVSQKEFKQIYPKPGWVEHNPMEIWATQFGVAAEALAKVGAEASDIAALGITNQRETTVVWDKRTGLPVYNAIVWQCRRTAETCDALRSEGFDKKIKAKTGLILDAYFSGTKVKWILDNVPGAREEADRGNLLFGNIDTWLIWNLTKGKVHATDYTNASRTMLFNIHELKWDKEILEKLNIPASMLPEVKPSSGIFGETDPSLFGAPIKIAGVAGDQQAALFGQLCTEPGSAKNTYGTGCFLLMNTGEKAVESKNGLLTTMAASLNGKIEYALEGSIFVGGAAIQWLRDELRMIKSAPESEEYCTAVEDTNGVYMVPAFVGLGAPYWDSYARGTIVGLTRGAKKEHFIRATVESLAYQTNDVLKAMEEDSGIQLKVLKVDGGACANNFLMQFQSDILNVAVERPKVIETTALGAAYLAGLAVGYWKDASEIVKNGAVDRVFEPSMAEEKRAEALEGWHEAVNRSLGWIKK; this is encoded by the coding sequence ATGGGAAAATACGTAATGGCATTAGATCAAGGAACAACAAGTTCAAGATGTATACTTTTTGACGAAAGGGGTACAATTGTAAGCGTTTCCCAAAAGGAATTCAAACAGATTTATCCAAAGCCAGGCTGGGTAGAACATAATCCAATGGAAATCTGGGCAACTCAGTTTGGTGTTGCTGCAGAAGCTTTGGCAAAAGTTGGAGCAGAAGCTTCAGATATAGCTGCACTGGGCATTACAAACCAAAGAGAAACTACAGTTGTCTGGGATAAGAGAACAGGACTGCCAGTTTATAATGCAATTGTTTGGCAGTGCAGAAGAACTGCTGAAACTTGTGATGCTTTAAGAAGTGAAGGATTCGATAAGAAAATAAAAGCAAAAACAGGTTTAATCCTGGATGCCTACTTCTCAGGAACAAAAGTAAAATGGATTCTTGATAATGTACCAGGTGCAAGAGAAGAAGCTGACAGAGGAAATTTATTATTTGGTAATATAGATACATGGCTGATATGGAATCTGACAAAAGGTAAAGTACATGCCACTGATTATACAAATGCATCCAGAACTATGTTATTTAACATACATGAATTAAAATGGGATAAAGAAATATTAGAAAAATTGAACATACCTGCTTCAATGCTTCCAGAAGTTAAACCATCAAGCGGCATATTTGGAGAAACAGATCCATCATTATTTGGTGCTCCAATTAAAATTGCAGGAGTTGCCGGAGATCAGCAGGCAGCATTGTTTGGACAGCTTTGTACTGAACCAGGAAGTGCTAAAAACACATATGGTACTGGCTGCTTCCTTTTAATGAATACTGGTGAAAAAGCTGTAGAATCCAAAAATGGATTATTAACAACTATGGCTGCAAGCTTAAATGGTAAAATTGAATATGCTCTTGAAGGAAGTATATTTGTTGGCGGAGCAGCTATTCAATGGCTGAGAGATGAATTAAGAATGATAAAATCAGCTCCTGAAAGTGAAGAATACTGCACAGCAGTAGAAGATACCAACGGAGTATATATGGTTCCGGCATTTGTTGGCTTAGGCGCACCATATTGGGATTCCTATGCAAGAGGAACAATTGTAGGATTAACAAGAGGAGCTAAAAAGGAACACTTTATAAGAGCAACAGTTGAATCCTTAGCATATCAGACAAATGATGTATTAAAAGCTATGGAGGAGGATTCAGGCATTCAGCTTAAGGTATTAAAGGTTGATGGCGGAGCATGTGCTAACAATTTCTTAATGCAGTTCCAAAGCGATATACTAAATGTAGCTGTTGAAAGACCAAAGGTAATTGAAACTACAGCATTAGGTGCAGCTTACCTGGCTGGACTTGCAGTAGGATATTGGAAAGATGCTTCTGAAATAGTTAAAAACGGTGCTGTTGACAGAGTATTTGAACCATCTATGGCTGAAGAGAAGAGAGCTGAAGCTCTTGAAGGATGGCATGAAGCAGTTAACAGAAGCTTAGGATGGATAAAAAAATAA